From the genome of Thermosynechococcus sp. NK55a:
TGGACCATAGCTGAGGATTTCTCGATGGCCCGCTGTGGCAGGAATGCGATCGGCCCGTCGCAAGAGGGCGCGTACCCGTGCCAGCATTTCCTCCAATTCAAAGGGTTTGGTGAGATAGTCATCGGCGCCGGCATTAAACCCCTCCACCTTGTTATGGGTTTGGCTCAGGGCCGTCAGCATCAAAATCGGAATATCTTGGGTGCGCGGATCGCGCCGCAGGCGTTGGCAAATGGTAAAGCCATCCACTTGGGGCAACATCAGGTCAAGGAGAATGAGGTCGGGAGAGAGTTGCACAGCGAGGGCTTGCCCTTGCATCCCATCCAAGGACTTTGTGACCTCGTAGCCCGCCATTTGCAGGTTAATTGCCAAAACGTCAGCGATCGCAGGGTCATCATCAATGATTAAGATGCGGGGCTTCATAGGATGAACGGTACTCAATCCTCATAGGCGGCGGACTACCGCTTCTGAGAGAATTATAAACATCGCTGCAAAAACCTTAAGAGTTTGCTGAGTTTCTTTAGATTTTCTCAATATTTGAGGCCAATCTAGGGATATAGACCTTTTCTTTCTAAAATTGGACTATACCCAGCACATAGGATGTTGTCCTACAACAGCTTTACAAGGTTGAGGGGTCACTGAACCCTCTAAATGGGCCTAGACCACGTTCTAATCAGCCCTGGGTAGAGTTTGAAACCCAGTTCTAGGGTGCTATACGCAGAGCTACCCAAGCTGGAGGTACGTTTATGCTGCAAGCTTTATGCGCTCTTGAGGGGATTTTCCACAAACCTAGGCTATACTTTGGGAATGCAACTTTTGGTCAGAAACGATGACCCTGTCCTGACTTTTGCGAACTGCTCACTCACTGTAATGCTGTGGTTTGGATCAGATATGCTGGCTCCCATTCTTGTGGCACAAGCCGCTCTAGCAACTCCACCCCAACATTCAGCCACCGTCATACAGGAATATTCGCCTCGCTCAAATGTTGTTGTTCAAGCCAATGCCGTACCCGTCAAGGTCCTACCCCCTGAAGTCTCTTCCCCACCGGCTACAACGGCCTACGTCACACCCACCCACTTTGCCTACTTTCCCCAAGACATTCGTCCACTCCCCGGCCAATTAGACGATGTGCCAGTCTTTAATAGCAACAGTCCAGAGATGGTGCGCTCGGAGGGGATTCTCCTCTCGACGTTTCCACCCCAAGGGAAATGGCAACCAGCGGCTCACCTGAACTATCCCCTAGAGGGGCGCTTTGATGTTTTTGCCCACCACATTACTCAATCCAATCGGGCGGTGAGTACGCCAACCCTCTATTTAGGGCTACTGGCCTACAACCCAACGGATCGCTATGTCACGGTGAGATTTCATCAAGCCGCTAGTTTTTTAAGTACTCCAGATGCCCCTTTCCGCAATTTGCCCGCCATAGTCGATAACCCCACTGGCTTTGTTTTTTCAGGGCCTGGGAGTCGAGTCACCAACCAAGTGCTGCGGGGGGTACGCCAGACCTTCTTTCCCTCACAGGTCACGATTCCTCCTCGCGAAGCGCGGCTGCTGGCTAATCTGCCGTTGCCGTTGCCCACCCAATTTCCCAATGCAGTACTCAATCGTGTCCGCGCAGAGTTGATGCTCAATGCCGATGGCGCGGTCGGTCCCAAGTTGCCCTTAATCCCGGATACGAATCCCTTTGGTGATGTCTCCTCCTCCAATGGCCGCTCAACCCTAATGTACTTAGAAAGCAGTGGCCCGATTTATCTGGCACAAATGTCAATGTTTGCCCGCGTGAACGAGCAGGGCATCGAACGGGCACCCACCCTAGAGGAATGGTGGGCACTGCTCCACCGGGGTCAACTGGTTACTCCCCGCGACATTCCACCCACTCCCCCCACCAGTGATCGGTTTGGTCGCTTCTTCTATGGCCGTGTGGCCGGGGTTAGTCAAGGCTCCCGCTGGCAAGCCACCCTTACCGATCACCAAACCCATGGACAGGCTTTAACAATTCCTGCACCGGGGCGGGCCATCTCCTATGGGATTAGTACGCTCCACCGCGGCACCCTTGGCACCGGTCAAATTCAAAGTGCGCCCATGTTGGTACGCTATCCAGACACTGCCTACTATGCCCACGGCAATTACGGCGTTCACTATAGTTTGACCTTGCCCTTGGTCAACAATACCGGTCAGTTGCAGTCCGTCGTGCTAA
Proteins encoded in this window:
- a CDS encoding response regulator transcription factor; amino-acid sequence: MKPRILIIDDDPAIADVLAINLQMAGYEVTKSLDGMQGQALAVQLSPDLILLDLMLPQVDGFTICQRLRRDPRTQDIPILMLTALSQTHNKVEGFNAGADDYLTKPFELEEMLARVRALLRRADRIPATAGHREILSYGPLTLVPERFEASWFGKIIKLTRLEFELLHCLLQRHGQTVSPSEILKEVWGYDPDDDIETIRVHVRHLRTKLEPDPRNPRYIKTVYGAGYCLELPSHIEPPNAS
- a CDS encoding DUF3370 domain-containing protein, which encodes MLAPILVAQAALATPPQHSATVIQEYSPRSNVVVQANAVPVKVLPPEVSSPPATTAYVTPTHFAYFPQDIRPLPGQLDDVPVFNSNSPEMVRSEGILLSTFPPQGKWQPAAHLNYPLEGRFDVFAHHITQSNRAVSTPTLYLGLLAYNPTDRYVTVRFHQAASFLSTPDAPFRNLPAIVDNPTGFVFSGPGSRVTNQVLRGVRQTFFPSQVTIPPREARLLANLPLPLPTQFPNAVLNRVRAELMLNADGAVGPKLPLIPDTNPFGDVSSSNGRSTLMYLESSGPIYLAQMSMFARVNEQGIERAPTLEEWWALLHRGQLVTPRDIPPTPPTSDRFGRFFYGRVAGVSQGSRWQATLTDHQTHGQALTIPAPGRAISYGISTLHRGTLGTGQIQSAPMLVRYPDTAYYAHGNYGVHYSLTLPLVNNTGQLQSVVLTLQTPVKQDHRSVVLKFLEPPAPQVFFRGTVRVRFTDDLGQMQERYVHLVQRRGQRGEPLVTLNMRPGEKRNVTVDLLYPPDATPPQVLTVATLLGPSYENTTQVPAAPNSLSLTPVTTP